Proteins found in one Rhodobacter capsulatus SB 1003 genomic segment:
- a CDS encoding helix-turn-helix transcriptional regulator, with the protein MSIAVGVAMSFSKAQDLIRLAQMAAARRTGVSLDEIVEEFSISHRTAQRMTQALETTFANVTAEDGEDRKRRWRIDPGALDRLQLRPETAIEALDIAGREAVAEGRLRHRQALAGLRDGLLARLSNRDAARAEADAEAVLQALATVTRPGPRVSLAPEILDAVTEALRGPFRLRVRYKSDDAPARVLEPHGVLLGHRTYLVARDPAKGDLIRTFRLDQILSAEVLDESFAMDPAFSMERFAARSFGVWQDPAQFGPVAWRFAPHAAERAAGFRFHPSQRLEWQADGGLIVRFEAAGWLEMAWHLYQWGDAVEVLEPKGLRALVEGHRRGDFGSMP; encoded by the coding sequence GTGTCAATTGCTGTCGGGGTGGCGATGTCCTTTTCCAAGGCCCAGGATCTGATCCGTCTGGCGCAGATGGCGGCGGCGCGGCGCACGGGGGTCAGCCTCGATGAGATCGTTGAGGAATTTTCGATTTCCCACCGCACGGCGCAACGCATGACGCAGGCGCTCGAGACCACCTTCGCCAATGTCACCGCCGAGGATGGCGAGGATCGCAAGCGGCGCTGGCGGATCGACCCGGGCGCGCTCGACCGGCTGCAGCTGCGCCCCGAAACTGCGATCGAGGCGCTCGACATCGCCGGGCGCGAGGCCGTGGCCGAGGGGCGGCTGCGCCACCGCCAGGCGCTGGCGGGGCTGCGCGATGGCCTTCTGGCGCGGCTGAGCAATCGCGATGCCGCCCGCGCCGAAGCCGATGCCGAGGCGGTGCTGCAGGCGCTGGCCACGGTGACCCGGCCGGGGCCTCGGGTCAGCCTTGCGCCCGAAATCCTCGACGCGGTGACCGAGGCCCTGCGCGGCCCGTTCCGGCTGCGGGTGCGCTACAAATCCGACGATGCGCCCGCGCGGGTGCTGGAACCGCATGGGGTGCTGCTTGGTCATCGCACCTATCTGGTCGCCCGCGACCCGGCCAAGGGCGATCTGATCCGCACCTTCCGGCTGGATCAGATCCTGTCGGCCGAGGTGCTTGACGAGAGTTTCGCGATGGACCCGGCGTTCTCGATGGAACGCTTTGCCGCGCGCTCCTTCGGCGTCTGGCAGGACCCGGCGCAATTCGGCCCGGTGGCCTGGCGCTTTGCCCCCCATGCCGCCGAGCGCGCGGCGGGGTTCCGCTTCCACCCCTCGCAGCGGCTGGAATGGCAGGCGGACGGCGGCCTGATCGTACGCTTCGAGGCGGCCGGATGGCTGGAGATGGCGTGGCACCTCTATCAATGGGGCGATGCGGTCGAGGTGCTGGAGCCCAAGGGCCTGCGCGCGCTGGTCGAGGGCCACAGGCGGGGCGATTTCGGCTCGATGCCCTGA
- a CDS encoding AAA family ATPase, whose protein sequence is MTDTRRLVFYDAEGALYFPVRDGGTGKSIFKIKPKGASNRAEDAIHLEDWLDVARAMLIDGLAARCRALSGGPINYLRFGAQKLVRYELDPELAEALGIAPTGVAGEETSEVSRAAIEAAMDAFDAWRQTGAQDEIFGAFGEPRDYWVRSTRDRENRVYPTKPLVGYLRGKTDLSGGWGQRNDAASFLHNAGFIIVDAEDRPVPPPERYDHLIRDAERVRLCARNYHIEPGREQGAAEVSIRSGDLAREMGLENAFPTICDALGGAKFQTLCALPPPRFTTPNPSSTTTFTYALAADGITPTMTAPDQAPVPPTNLILYGPPGTGKTYATAWEAVKLCLGAAADPLRDDRKALMAEYKRLCEEGRIEFTTFHQSMSYEDFVEGLRPVTDEGGSGFRLTPRDGIFKEISRRASTRPDDDFDLPEIDRSRPIFKLNMIGKGWRPGYDVSIATGRIYWLFGGKLDWSDPRFEDKEALAARWRETYPEATLNHASIGGTHYFRYGAKIGDYVALTHGLDRVFAFGRITGDYEYRPDLARPEVEDSPNSRTVDWLWSDPVGVERAAFYSGAFNPAHPLCVLNDSFDHDAFEAAIFGTKGIAEPHVLIIDEINRANISKVFGELITLLEADKRLGAANEIRLRLPYSGRNFGVPANLHIIGTMNTADRSIALLDTALRRRFTFRELMPDASVLPVDCGGVNLQKLLATLNARIEYFFDREHQIGHAYFTACTTRDDVAEVMRFKIIPLLAEYFYEDWGKVAAVLGDGSGRPERFLRAVPLEPPFGLGEEDIDDKKVSWQILETFDFADCAA, encoded by the coding sequence GTGACCGATACCCGTCGCCTTGTGTTTTACGACGCTGAGGGGGCACTGTATTTTCCGGTGCGTGACGGCGGCACGGGGAAGTCGATCTTCAAGATCAAGCCCAAGGGGGCCAGCAACCGCGCCGAGGACGCCATCCATCTTGAGGATTGGCTTGACGTCGCGCGGGCGATGCTGATCGACGGTCTGGCCGCGCGCTGCAGGGCCTTGTCCGGTGGACCGATCAATTACCTGCGGTTCGGGGCGCAAAAGCTGGTGCGCTACGAACTCGACCCGGAGTTGGCGGAAGCCTTGGGTATTGCGCCCACGGGTGTTGCCGGAGAGGAGACATCCGAAGTCTCCCGCGCCGCCATCGAGGCCGCGATGGATGCTTTTGACGCTTGGCGCCAGACCGGCGCGCAGGATGAGATCTTCGGCGCCTTTGGTGAGCCGCGCGACTATTGGGTGCGCTCGACGCGGGACCGGGAAAACCGGGTCTATCCGACGAAACCCCTCGTTGGCTACCTGCGCGGCAAGACCGATCTGAGCGGCGGTTGGGGGCAACGGAACGACGCGGCGTCCTTCCTGCACAATGCAGGCTTCATCATCGTCGATGCCGAGGATCGGCCCGTGCCCCCGCCCGAGCGTTACGACCACCTGATCCGCGATGCCGAGCGTGTCCGGCTGTGCGCGCGCAACTATCACATCGAGCCGGGGCGGGAGCAGGGGGCGGCCGAGGTCTCGATCCGCTCCGGCGATCTGGCCCGCGAAATGGGGCTGGAAAACGCCTTTCCGACCATTTGTGACGCGCTGGGCGGCGCGAAATTCCAGACGCTTTGCGCCCTGCCGCCGCCCCGGTTCACCACGCCGAACCCGAGCAGCACCACAACCTTCACCTATGCCCTTGCCGCAGATGGGATCACGCCCACCATGACCGCCCCCGATCAAGCCCCCGTTCCCCCCACCAACCTGATCCTTTACGGCCCGCCCGGCACCGGCAAGACCTATGCGACGGCCTGGGAGGCGGTGAAGCTCTGCCTTGGCGCGGCGGCCGATCCCCTGCGCGACGATCGCAAGGCATTGATGGCCGAATACAAGCGGCTCTGCGAGGAGGGCCGGATCGAGTTCACCACCTTCCACCAGTCGATGTCCTACGAGGATTTCGTGGAAGGGCTCAGGCCGGTGACGGACGAGGGCGGATCGGGCTTCCGGCTCACACCGCGCGACGGCATCTTCAAGGAGATCAGCCGCCGGGCTTCCACCCGCCCGGATGATGATTTCGACCTGCCCGAGATCGACCGCAGCCGCCCGATCTTCAAGCTGAACATGATCGGCAAGGGCTGGCGGCCCGGTTACGATGTCTCGATCGCGACGGGGCGGATCTATTGGCTGTTCGGCGGCAAGCTGGATTGGTCCGATCCCCGGTTCGAGGACAAAGAGGCACTCGCGGCCCGTTGGCGTGAAACCTATCCCGAAGCGACGCTCAACCATGCCAGCATCGGAGGTACGCATTATTTTCGTTACGGTGCAAAAATCGGCGATTACGTTGCGCTGACGCATGGGCTGGACAGGGTGTTCGCCTTCGGGCGCATCACCGGGGATTACGAATATCGCCCCGATCTTGCCCGTCCGGAGGTGGAAGACAGCCCCAACAGCCGGACCGTGGACTGGCTCTGGTCTGATCCCGTGGGCGTCGAGAGGGCGGCTTTCTACTCCGGCGCCTTCAATCCTGCGCACCCGCTTTGCGTGCTGAACGACAGTTTCGACCACGATGCCTTCGAAGCCGCGATCTTCGGAACCAAGGGCATTGCCGAACCCCATGTCCTGATCATCGACGAGATCAACCGCGCCAACATTTCCAAAGTTTTTGGCGAACTGATCACGCTGCTCGAAGCCGACAAGCGGCTTGGAGCGGCAAATGAAATCCGTCTGCGGCTGCCCTATTCCGGGCGCAACTTCGGGGTGCCCGCGAACCTGCACATCATCGGCACGATGAACACCGCCGACCGCTCGATCGCGCTTCTGGACACCGCGCTGCGTCGCCGTTTCACTTTCCGCGAACTCATGCCCGACGCCTCGGTTCTGCCTGTCGATTGCGGCGGAGTGAACTTGCAAAAGCTGCTTGCCACGCTGAACGCCCGCATAGAATACTTCTTCGACCGCGAGCATCAGATCGGCCACGCCTATTTCACCGCCTGCACCACGCGCGACGACGTGGCCGAGGTGATGCGCTTCAAGATCATCCCGCTTCTGGCGGAATATTTCTACGAGGACTGGGGCAAGGTCGCGGCCGTTCTGGGCGATGGCTCGGGGCGCCCCGAGCGGTTCCTGCGCGCGGTGCCTCTTGAGCCGCCGTTCGGCTTGGGCGAGGAGGACATCGACGACAAGAAGGTCAGCTGGCAGATCCTCGAAACGTTCGACTTTGCCGATTGCGCCGCATGA
- a CDS encoding McrC family protein — protein MTQFHLREWDRLPFGSGPGQIPEPLAERLVTVAKASPFAGSGEGGVLEHLRHHIRARGVVGVIAAPGVSLEILPKIDLPPGEAGETRETGDAAVRRRLIHMLAVALDLRLDLGAVTGLSWQKETLLDILIRIFADKLTEALRRGMPRRYTGLEDDLPALRGRLDVTRQFTAHAVNPARLACRFDALSEDIVLNRILKATVTHLARMTGSGALRGRLRELAFVYADIADVAPAALEWDKVVLDRTNRAWAELLAMARLFLQNRYQTTSLGRAEGTALLFEMDALFEDYIGRLIRRGVQSSGLKVTLQGGGLYCLDDAGRGLFRTKPDILIRSSGQVVQVIDTKWKRISARIEDAKQGVSQADVYQMMAYAQLYRAPRVTLLYPHHQGLATPEGVQARFTISGRPTVVETASIDVGQGAGMAARLAALVLPEAVLQG, from the coding sequence ATGACCCAGTTTCACCTGCGCGAATGGGACCGGCTGCCCTTCGGCTCCGGGCCGGGGCAGATCCCCGAGCCCTTGGCCGAGCGGCTGGTCACTGTCGCCAAGGCCTCGCCCTTCGCCGGGTCGGGCGAGGGCGGGGTGCTTGAACATCTCCGCCATCACATCCGGGCGCGCGGCGTGGTGGGGGTGATCGCGGCCCCCGGGGTCAGCCTCGAGATTTTGCCCAAGATCGACCTGCCCCCGGGCGAAGCTGGAGAGACGCGCGAGACGGGCGATGCGGCGGTGCGCAGGCGACTGATCCACATGCTGGCCGTGGCGCTTGATCTGCGGCTCGATCTGGGCGCCGTCACCGGGCTCTCGTGGCAAAAGGAAACGCTCCTCGACATCCTGATCCGCATCTTCGCCGACAAGCTGACCGAGGCTTTGCGCCGGGGGATGCCGCGCCGCTACACCGGCCTTGAAGACGACCTGCCCGCCCTGCGCGGGCGACTCGACGTGACGCGGCAGTTCACCGCCCATGCCGTCAACCCGGCGCGGCTTGCCTGCCGCTTCGACGCGCTGAGCGAGGATATCGTGCTCAATCGCATCCTCAAGGCGACAGTCACGCATCTGGCGCGGATGACCGGCTCGGGTGCGCTGCGGGGACGGTTGCGGGAACTGGCCTTCGTCTATGCCGACATCGCCGATGTGGCCCCGGCGGCGCTTGAATGGGACAAGGTCGTGCTGGATCGCACCAACCGCGCCTGGGCCGAGCTTCTGGCGATGGCGCGGCTCTTTCTGCAAAACCGCTATCAGACTACCTCGCTTGGCCGGGCCGAGGGGACGGCGCTTCTGTTCGAGATGGATGCGCTGTTCGAGGATTACATAGGGCGGCTGATCCGTCGGGGCGTGCAAAGCAGCGGCTTGAAGGTGACCTTGCAAGGCGGCGGTCTTTATTGCCTCGACGACGCGGGGCGCGGGCTTTTCCGCACCAAACCCGACATCCTGATCCGGAGTAGCGGGCAGGTGGTGCAGGTGATCGACACGAAATGGAAGCGAATTTCGGCGCGGATCGAGGATGCGAAACAGGGCGTCTCGCAGGCCGATGTCTATCAGATGATGGCCTATGCCCAGCTTTACCGCGCCCCCCGAGTAACGCTGCTTTACCCCCATCATCAAGGGCTTGCGACGCCCGAGGGGGTGCAGGCGCGGTTCACGATCTCGGGGCGCCCGACCGTGGTTGAGACCGCCTCGATCGACGTGGGGCAGGGGGCTGGCATGGCCGCGCGGCTGGCCGCGCTGGTGCTGCCGGAGGCGGTGCTGCAAGGGTGA
- a CDS encoding PD-(D/E)XK nuclease family protein: MRLSPLQTASPVTGAIRPLTTGLLRDSYLVPRAAFDPDAVLAARPGAPWAQSLAVAPVETALAVRRALEALARATETLTPAEVQPDRLPEGRARAHLGALCDLWSDLGGALPEDLHVWRHVITAEAGAALEPLPLLAPIDCPHATAAETALAQALVRQHGLAPEAVSAAWLARQPSQSACATGALGHVQANLTGLAAPIAPDTSLQIFGLRDPMEEADFAAATVQGWLDRGTIDHAAEVGLLVPEDPAYACALAEAFERVGLPLSGAPVGAILRDPAADLIAALLPVLRGPAPRTALASVVISPLMPWPAATGRAIARDLIARGYSRLWRELDGAGAALLNALRPVASLPALFARLGEIDTLITPPGSLRLQIALLRSQGGERPDWPALLALVAPLPLPGIAAPRTVEGVSVFTENDLPWRSVRRLIVLGMQGRSWPRPQPANPFFTETEIALIGTATGLHLPGRARETARRLELFRRQLCAATEAAVLLAPARDMAGARLPPSTALALIARLLGQTDPAHLVVDPRQLSPSAQPFALTPRTPDAHAGRPDLPESGDVTLGRDLLALKGAAGADPPPQSPSQLETLIVSPLAWLLAEIDARDRIWSPETLDVLVLGTVVHGVLERVFPPETPPPAPEDMPRLTEAALAEVIARKASWLAEPAWAAERASLAREALRVVQGWARFLTETGAMTLANEISLAGDHGGLLMAGRADGLLRLPDGRHLVIDHKRGTSGKRRRRMQLGWDLQVALYRAMLERPSQTSALTDAVASGSPIVTAYHTTLDGAVLTDGAGAGLARAECPATDPAREALAHLVEVTAEVGAGRLRLNTASDAVRFEKERGITAYALAGDELIAALMLPEPEDAAEEGIDD, from the coding sequence ATGAGACTGAGCCCGTTGCAGACTGCCTCGCCGGTGACCGGCGCCATCCGCCCGCTGACCACGGGGCTCTTGCGCGACAGCTACCTTGTGCCCCGTGCTGCCTTCGATCCCGATGCGGTCCTTGCGGCGCGGCCGGGTGCGCCCTGGGCGCAAAGCCTGGCCGTCGCGCCGGTGGAAACCGCGCTTGCGGTGCGTCGCGCGCTTGAGGCTCTGGCGCGCGCGACCGAGACCCTGACGCCTGCAGAGGTGCAGCCCGACCGCCTGCCCGAGGGGCGGGCGCGGGCGCATCTTGGCGCGCTCTGCGATCTCTGGTCCGATCTGGGCGGCGCGCTGCCCGAGGATTTGCACGTCTGGCGCCATGTGATCACGGCCGAGGCCGGGGCGGCGCTCGAACCGCTGCCGCTTCTGGCGCCGATCGACTGCCCCCATGCCACCGCTGCCGAAACGGCGTTGGCGCAGGCGCTGGTGCGCCAGCACGGGTTGGCCCCCGAGGCAGTGTCTGCGGCGTGGCTCGCCCGTCAACCGTCGCAATCGGCCTGTGCTACTGGCGCGCTGGGCCATGTGCAGGCCAACCTGACCGGCCTTGCCGCGCCCATTGCTCCCGACACCAGCCTGCAGATCTTCGGCTTGCGCGATCCGATGGAAGAGGCCGATTTCGCCGCTGCCACCGTGCAAGGCTGGCTTGACCGCGGCACCATCGACCACGCCGCGGAGGTGGGGCTGCTCGTGCCCGAGGATCCCGCCTATGCCTGCGCGCTGGCCGAGGCGTTCGAGCGGGTCGGCCTGCCGCTGTCGGGGGCTCCGGTGGGGGCGATCCTGCGCGACCCGGCGGCCGATCTGATCGCGGCGCTGCTGCCCGTGTTGCGCGGCCCCGCGCCGCGCACGGCGCTGGCCAGCGTCGTCATTTCGCCGCTGATGCCCTGGCCCGCCGCCACCGGCCGCGCCATTGCGCGTGATCTGATCGCGCGGGGGTATTCGCGGCTCTGGCGCGAGCTTGACGGCGCCGGTGCCGCGCTGCTCAATGCGCTGCGCCCGGTGGCCAGCCTGCCCGCGCTCTTCGCGCGGCTGGGCGAGATCGACACGCTCATCACCCCGCCCGGCAGCCTGCGCCTGCAGATCGCGCTTTTGCGCAGCCAAGGCGGCGAGCGCCCCGATTGGCCAGCACTTCTGGCCCTTGTCGCGCCTCTGCCGTTGCCCGGGATCGCCGCGCCGCGCACCGTCGAGGGGGTCAGCGTGTTCACCGAGAACGACCTGCCCTGGCGCTCGGTGCGGCGGCTGATCGTCCTCGGGATGCAGGGGCGCAGCTGGCCTCGGCCGCAACCTGCGAACCCGTTCTTCACCGAGACCGAGATTGCGTTGATCGGCACCGCCACCGGGCTGCATCTTCCCGGCCGCGCCCGAGAGACCGCGCGTCGGCTGGAACTCTTTCGCCGCCAGCTTTGCGCTGCGACCGAGGCGGCGGTGCTTCTGGCCCCGGCGCGCGATATGGCGGGGGCACGGCTGCCGCCCAGCACGGCGCTTGCGCTGATCGCCCGGCTTCTGGGCCAAACCGATCCGGCGCATCTGGTGGTCGATCCGCGCCAATTGTCCCCCTCCGCGCAGCCCTTCGCGCTGACCCCGCGCACCCCCGACGCGCACGCCGGGCGCCCCGATCTGCCTGAGAGTGGCGATGTCACGCTGGGCCGCGATCTTCTGGCCTTGAAAGGCGCGGCCGGGGCGGATCCGCCGCCGCAATCGCCGAGCCAGCTCGAGACCCTGATCGTCTCGCCGCTGGCCTGGCTTCTGGCCGAGATCGACGCGCGCGATCGCATCTGGTCGCCGGAAACGCTGGATGTTCTGGTGCTGGGGACCGTGGTGCATGGCGTGCTCGAACGCGTTTTTCCGCCCGAGACGCCGCCCCCCGCGCCCGAGGACATGCCGCGCCTGACCGAGGCGGCCCTGGCCGAGGTGATCGCGCGCAAGGCTTCCTGGCTTGCCGAACCGGCCTGGGCTGCCGAACGCGCGAGCCTTGCGCGCGAGGCGCTGCGGGTGGTGCAGGGCTGGGCGCGGTTTCTGACCGAGACCGGCGCGATGACGCTGGCGAACGAGATTTCGCTGGCGGGCGATCACGGCGGGCTCCTCATGGCCGGTCGCGCCGACGGTCTGTTGCGCCTGCCCGACGGGCGGCATCTGGTGATCGATCACAAGCGCGGCACGTCCGGCAAGCGGCGCCGTCGGATGCAGCTGGGCTGGGATCTGCAGGTCGCGCTCTATCGTGCGATGCTCGAACGTCCGAGTCAGACTTCGGCCCTGACCGACGCGGTGGCGTCCGGTTCGCCGATCGTCACCGCCTATCACACAACGCTTGATGGTGCGGTGCTGACCGACGGGGCCGGGGCGGGGCTGGCGCGTGCCGAATGCCCCGCAACCGACCCCGCACGCGAAGCGCTGGCGCATCTGGTCGAGGTGACGGCCGAGGTCGGCGCTGGGCGGCTGCGGCTCAATACTGCGAGCGATGCGGTGCGGTTTGAAAAGGAGCGCGGCATCACCGCCTATGCTCTGGCGGGCGATGAGCTGATTGCCGCGCTCATGCTGCCCGAGCCGGAGGACGCGGCCGAGGAGGGGATCGATGACTGA
- a CDS encoding UvrD-helicase domain-containing protein, whose product MTDLTLVPAGAGAGKTTRIQRTVAGWVSAGLVAPGRILAVTFTEAAAAELKARIRAQLIAQDQVAEALELERAYIGTIHGLGQRLLTEHAFGAGRAPVSRLLTEAERDLLIRLQMGGCGPLQEVMGDLARFGYAWNRQTGASAEDQFRADVLRTIDLLRGLGARGASPDVLAGALAALDAGYGPRAAEGAPLTDALRRAAQALLARFPEGIADQATSDAAIKAFRDDHARLRRAAETDALNSDWGLWQKLRTLRQSKRGAPTPEGYDALAQGVMEAAEALLIHPGPLTDARAHLAALIHGAQALMAGYDAAKRAGGLIDFADMITETEALLAARPEILAATLGEIDCVVIDEFQDTNPVQFSLLWRLARGAARALIVGDTKQAIMRFQGADPRLSGALHAACPEAVDPLDHNYRSDPRIMRFVNALGPVLFPEGYDALAPHRAETGVPALEALVLPKAKKDVSAPCIAAHVAALLHEGAQVSDRATGQLRAAQPSDVAVLCYTAAKAASVAKALRAEGFAVRIQADGWRAAPIIRVVRAALALVADPEDSHAALRYLTLGPARLPLQAALTLAIDGALATHAGLAPLLSLAEDAPHLTVAALLSKIIPAAGLRDWAATLEAPAQALADLARFEAEAQAFDALAADLKAAAGFHGASAQVFLGWLAAQTGRDVDRHPDAAGWSAPGIEICTWHAAKGREWPITVVAGLDYKFIARPNTLRAEFDGFDDLDAVLDHAGLGWLPDFAAPEKQAAFAEALVADDERDAARELYVALTRARDRLILALPTAPSKEKPRPERMVDLLRARSGLATTTDGTGLTICGESFPARVVMAADPDAGAEAAPDPQPVPRFGLARPHPGTPLRLWRTTPSGLIAPADAARPNLRLIALGAAVRRQRDGFDLATERGSAWHLAFRVAAERPERLAEVGPATGLAPDTVAQIAAQAAALRHWLLAEGFDRLHFELPLQEIAADGSEINAIVDLLAEGPQGLLIVDHKSGACPYPEARFAGYASQLQAYAGLAERAFAKPVRGLAVNWMNEGEVSVLDLQEVPA is encoded by the coding sequence ATGACTGATCTGACGCTTGTTCCTGCTGGCGCCGGGGCCGGCAAGACCACCCGCATCCAGCGCACCGTGGCGGGCTGGGTCAGCGCGGGTCTGGTCGCGCCGGGGCGCATTCTGGCGGTGACCTTCACCGAGGCGGCGGCGGCGGAACTCAAGGCGCGCATCCGCGCCCAACTGATCGCGCAAGATCAGGTCGCCGAGGCGCTTGAGTTGGAACGCGCCTACATCGGCACGATCCACGGCCTTGGCCAGCGGCTCTTGACGGAACATGCCTTCGGCGCCGGGCGCGCACCGGTCAGCCGGCTGCTGACCGAAGCCGAACGCGATCTGCTGATCCGGCTGCAGATGGGCGGCTGTGGTCCGCTGCAAGAGGTGATGGGCGATCTTGCGCGGTTTGGCTACGCGTGGAACCGGCAGACCGGGGCCAGCGCCGAGGATCAGTTCCGCGCCGATGTGCTGCGCACGATCGATCTGTTGCGCGGGCTTGGCGCGCGGGGCGCGAGCCCCGATGTGCTGGCGGGCGCGCTTGCGGCGCTTGACGCCGGATACGGCCCGCGCGCAGCTGAAGGTGCCCCCCTGACTGACGCGTTGCGCCGCGCCGCGCAGGCATTGCTGGCGCGGTTTCCCGAAGGGATCGCCGATCAGGCCACGAGCGATGCGGCGATCAAGGCCTTCCGCGACGACCATGCCCGGTTGCGCCGCGCCGCCGAAACCGATGCGCTCAACAGCGACTGGGGCCTGTGGCAGAAGTTGCGCACGCTGCGCCAATCGAAACGCGGTGCCCCCACGCCCGAGGGCTATGACGCGCTCGCGCAGGGGGTGATGGAGGCGGCCGAGGCGCTGCTGATCCATCCCGGCCCGCTCACCGATGCCCGCGCGCATCTGGCCGCGCTGATCCACGGCGCGCAGGCTCTTATGGCGGGCTATGACGCGGCCAAACGCGCGGGCGGGCTGATCGATTTCGCCGACATGATCACCGAGACCGAGGCGCTGCTCGCGGCCCGCCCCGAGATCCTTGCCGCGACGCTGGGCGAGATCGACTGCGTGGTGATCGACGAGTTTCAGGACACCAACCCGGTGCAATTCTCGCTGCTGTGGCGGCTCGCGCGGGGGGCGGCCCGCGCGCTGATCGTGGGTGATACGAAACAGGCGATCATGCGGTTTCAGGGCGCCGATCCGCGGCTTTCGGGCGCCCTGCACGCGGCCTGCCCCGAGGCGGTCGATCCGCTTGATCACAATTACCGCTCCGATCCGCGGATCATGCGTTTCGTCAACGCGCTTGGCCCGGTGCTGTTTCCCGAAGGCTACGACGCACTTGCGCCCCATCGCGCCGAAACCGGCGTTCCCGCGCTCGAGGCGCTGGTGCTGCCGAAGGCGAAAAAGGATGTCAGCGCGCCGTGCATCGCGGCCCATGTCGCGGCGCTGCTGCACGAGGGGGCGCAGGTGAGCGACCGTGCCACAGGCCAGTTGCGCGCGGCGCAGCCCTCGGATGTGGCAGTGCTGTGCTACACCGCCGCCAAGGCGGCCAGCGTCGCCAAGGCCCTGCGTGCCGAAGGATTTGCGGTGCGAATTCAAGCCGATGGCTGGCGTGCCGCGCCGATCATCCGGGTGGTGCGGGCGGCGTTGGCGCTGGTGGCTGACCCCGAGGACAGCCATGCCGCGCTGCGCTATCTCACCCTTGGTCCGGCGCGCTTGCCGCTGCAAGCCGCGTTGACGCTTGCGATCGATGGCGCGCTTGCGACCCATGCCGGGCTGGCGCCGCTCTTGTCGCTGGCCGAGGACGCCCCGCATCTGACCGTCGCGGCGCTGCTGTCGAAAATCATCCCGGCGGCGGGTCTGCGCGACTGGGCCGCAACGCTCGAGGCGCCCGCGCAGGCGCTGGCCGATCTGGCCCGGTTCGAGGCCGAGGCGCAGGCCTTCGACGCGCTCGCCGCCGATCTGAAGGCGGCGGCGGGGTTTCATGGCGCCTCGGCGCAGGTGTTTCTGGGCTGGCTTGCGGCACAGACCGGGCGCGATGTCGACCGCCATCCCGATGCCGCCGGCTGGTCCGCGCCGGGGATCGAGATCTGCACCTGGCATGCCGCGAAGGGGCGGGAATGGCCGATCACCGTGGTGGCCGGGCTCGATTACAAGTTCATCGCCCGTCCCAATACCCTGCGCGCCGAATTCGACGGTTTCGACGATCTGGATGCGGTGCTAGATCATGCCGGGCTCGGCTGGCTGCCCGATTTTGCAGCGCCCGAAAAGCAGGCGGCCTTTGCCGAGGCGCTGGTGGCTGACGACGAACGCGACGCTGCGCGTGAACTCTATGTGGCGCTGACCCGGGCGCGCGACCGGCTGATCCTCGCCCTGCCGACTGCACCCTCGAAGGAAAAGCCGCGCCCGGAGCGGATGGTCGATCTGCTGCGCGCCCGCAGCGGGCTTGCTACCACCACCGACGGCACGGGCCTGACGATCTGCGGCGAAAGCTTCCCGGCGCGGGTGGTGATGGCCGCCGATCCTGACGCTGGCGCCGAGGCTGCCCCCGATCCGCAGCCGGTGCCGCGCTTTGGGCTTGCCCGCCCGCATCCCGGCACGCCACTGCGGCTTTGGCGCACCACCCCCTCGGGTCTCATTGCGCCCGCAGATGCCGCCCGGCCCAACCTGCGCCTCATCGCCCTTGGCGCAGCGGTGCGGCGTCAGCGCGACGGCTTCGATCTGGCGACCGAGCGCGGTTCGGCCTGGCACCTTGCCTTTCGCGTCGCCGCCGAGCGCCCCGAACGTCTGGCCGAGGTCGGCCCCGCCACCGGTCTTGCCCCCGACACCGTGGCCCAGATCGCGGCGCAGGCGGCGGCTCTGCGGCACTGGCTTCTGGCCGAGGGGTTTGACCGGCTGCATTTCGAACTGCCCTTGCAGGAAATCGCTGCCGATGGCTCGGAGATCAACGCCATCGTCGATCTTCTGGCCGAGGGGCCGCAGGGGCTGTTGATCGTCGATCACAAATCCGGCGCCTGTCCCTACCCCGAGGCGCGCTTTGCCGGCTATGCCTCGCAGCTGCAGGCTTATGCCGGTCTGGCCGAACGCGCCTTTGCCAAGCCGGTGCGGGGGCTTGCGGTGAACTGGATGAACGAGGGTGAGGTCTCGGTGCTCGATCTTCAGGAGGTCCCGGCCTGA